The genomic interval aTTGGGTCAGCAAGAAGGCGCGCAAAATGTTCAAGGGGGAGCGCCAGGGTGCTGGGACGGTCGTACTGCCGCTTCGGGTGCAACCGCAGTCCGCAATGCAGCCGCCACCGAAGCCATTCACCAACGACGCGCCCTCCGTCAGTGTGATCTCCGCCACCCAGTcaaccctctcctcctcacgcgCGTCACAAGAGATGCGCGGCTTTTCAGAGAAGCCTGAGCCGCAGTACGGCAGCAACGCGACCGAtgcgccgtcgtcgcggcagcagttGCGGTGGCTGCGTTCTAACAACCCCCTTACCTCACCACAGCAACACACAATGGAGAACTCCTCCGAACTGGGGGACTatcgtggcagcagcacgcctaTGAGTGGGAGCCAACGCGTCGAGACGGGCGGCGTGCGCCCTCACTTCAAAGCGGGATGTGGCCTGGCGCTCCTTGAGGACTCGGAGTTAAATCTGCCACCGCCTTCCCGCAACTCGTTGGCAGACGGAACGCTCGCACTGCCACCCAAGAATGACAACACCGGGACGCTGCTGGACTTGAAGCAGGGTTTACTCGTCCCTGGAAGCTCCAAGGTGGGTCGCACAGAAACACTTGAccctgccgcagcggagatggcagcgatggcctctccctcgtcccGCTGGTCGTCGCTCAGCAGCATCTACCACCAGATGCACCGAAAGTTCTCCGACTCACCGGTGCAGCCGCAACCGAGACTGGAGTCCCTTCCCCCCGCCGGAGGCATGGCCTTCGCGGAGAACCACAtcccgagcagcagcagcagtagcgctGAAGCGGGTGACAACGGTACTACCTCGCAtgatgcagcgcagccgaactgcagcagctcgttgcATCTCTCTAGTGGTGCTCCCGACAACGCCCGCAGCCCCGAAGACTCTACGAGTGTCACGGATGCCTCGGGTGCCGTGAGCGGCGTGGGACGGTATGGgaacaccagcagcaacggtAGCCGAAAGATGTTCTCGCTGCCCAACCTTCAGGGGGCGGCAACCGATGGTGCTCTTACAACTACTTCGCCGTCGGGAAGCTTCGGGGCGCAGATCTTTCAGTCCCTCTTGGGTTTCGGCGGCAGCCCCAAGCCCGACGCAGGTGAGGAAGGCAACGCGCCATCGCGCACGCGCGACATTTcctctgcgccgccacagacGCTGGCGTATCGCCGTAGCAGCACCGGTGCTGTGAGCACCGGCAGCTTCTTGATGCGTCGCCAGGAGCGACTGAGCCGGATTGCCGACCAGTCGATGATGGCTGGTTGTCAGGTGAAGAttgtgatgcagcagctaacggcgacagcggctgaCCTCGTGCAACAGCACGGTCCACCTGCCATGAACGGAGTCATGAGCCTTATGACCTTCCTCAAGGACATCGTCTTCACCCCTGAGAACGTGAATGCGATGCAGGTAGTGGTGACGCCGATGCTGATGGGCTGCTCCTTCCTTGTGATTGcctacctcctcctcttcagtgGCGAGGGCGGTGGGGACGCCCTCTCGCCAATGGACACCGGGGGCCTGTTATGAgcaaggagaaagggagcaGAGTGCGTGCTTCTGTGTGCAAGTGTTGAACGATGCGATGTGCTGGCGGGAGAACTGTGGCTCGTTTATGCACGAATGGGCgctgatgatgatgatggtgcgGGAGGGAAGGGTGCGAGAATATGCCACCAGCGACGTGCATCTAATGGGCACGCGTGTGTACGCAGATGGGTGTCGGGTATGTTAGGGCCCTGTTGCCTCCCGCCCCCTCTTCATCTCACTTCGCCACTActtaccaccaccaccaccctcgctCGCGGCTTTCTCACCCTCCCCGCCCATCCACCCCGCCATATGCCGTACGaccctgcacacacacaggcagtgcctctcttctctcgctctcttgcaTCGGCTCCCACGTCGTTCCTCCCCTTTACCGCCTCACTCGGGCCTCACTCCTTCATGAAGCGCAGCACCTCATTTTTTCCCGTTTACTCTCTCACATCGTTTCATCTTTCATCGCTGTCTCTCACCATTAACCTGGACGTCTATATCTGACctgcttcccctctccctttcccctcctcaccctcagACAGGCAgtcgcacagagagacgcacgaCAGCGCATACGCCCCTctacacacgtacacgcgcgtgtgtgcactgTCCTTGTGGTATCGAGGCATACATGGGGAGCCGCATCGCACGTTGATGTGTGTTATGCGTGTTTGAGCAGTGGctggtctctctccctttctcccttgcCTGCTTGCTTGCTCTTTCCACTCCACACACTTTCATGCTTCTGGACAGTGGGGTAGCgcgtcgccctcctctctgtcatCAGCTTGACCTGCTTCATTtccttctccacccctcaactcacctcttctcccctctcctcttctctcttctccccacccaTTCAGTTCCTCCACCTgccctccaccccaccctctccgctTGAAGTCCCCCAACTCTGCACGACACGTCTGCCCGCAACGACATGAGACAAGGGATGCTGAGAAATTGGCAAAGGAGCACCTCCACAGACATACACGCACCACGCCTGCCTACTGCTGCCATTCCACTCCGCTACTCCCGTCACTGCCATCCTCAGTAACGGCGCAACCCAACAACCAAATAGCAGCGGCTCGGCCCTTTTATTTTTCACTTttcatcccccctccccccttgtTGTTCATTGGCTTCGGGTCTCCGTCCGGGGTATGTGGTGTCcccgtccctccctccctctccctctccctccctttcgtGGTCTCTGTGCCGCTCTATTTGGAACATCCtcattcttctcttttttagCGGCCgtgctctcccccttctctccctctctgtgcttcaCGCGCATACACTCCTCCCTACGCGCACTCACGGGgcctgctcgctctcttcctccctctctcgctcggcCTCGATCCAGCTTGCAGCGTCTCGCTCGTTGTTTTTGGTGCTTTATTCCTTCGCTGGTTTTCCCTGATTTGGTGTTGGCGTGTAAGGCTCTGCGTGCCCACGCCATCTggttgcctctctttccccatcaccttcaccccaccccaccaccctccctctcttaccACAGGCATTTGCCGTCATCATGTCCTCACTTGACGCGTGTCGGGAGCTGTACGAGACGGATCTGGCGAACCAGACTCACTGCTGTGGGCTCGAGCAGATCAAGGAAGAGCACAAGGCGGCCAACCGCCATGTGTTCGTGCAGCTTCTTCGCTATCAGGAGGATATCAACACCAAAGGCTCGCTTCCCTTCAAGCTGGACCCTacagaggagcagaggaAGTCGAAaggcagcagtgcggcgcCAGTGTACCCGGAGAGCTTGACCATTCGCGACCCGCGTCAGCTCAAGCAGATCCTGCCGATCCCCGACATCCACAAGGTGTCAGACTGCGATCTTATCTACCGCTTTCTTATTGCCCGGCGCATGGACGTCAGCCTGGCTACAAGTGATATCCTGCACTACATCGGCTTCCGCGAGAAGTACAACCTCGATACGATCTTGTGGGACCACGAGGTGGTAGCGACCTTTAACGGTCTCGATGGCGAGGAACTGGTGGGGCAGGTGATGGCGGAGATGAAAGACACCACCTCCGCGGCGAAGGTCAAGATCACGCGTCCGCTGCTGAAGGCCGGCTGGGCGGCGTGCTACTGTGGGGTGGACAAGCGTGGTCATGTTATCTTCTACCAGCGGCCGAACCCGAAAGAGCTGGCGATGCTCGAAAGACGGTGGCCCTACGTCGAGGGCCACTATGACTGTCGCAGCCCCGACTTCCACTCTGTCACTCCACCTTACAGCAACCTACTCCCACGACTGTACCTGCGAGAACTCGAGAAAGGTCGCCGTATCTCGCGCCTGCTGAATCACAACCAGCAACATATTATCCGGGAGGTCCTGCGCGTGCAGGCCGGAGAGACGCCGACGTCCACAGACACGTTTAGGGACAACGGCGGGGGCGCCACCTGCCTTGTTGACGTCGGTAATGTGAAGGTGTCACACATCGCTTCCAGTAAATTCAAGAAGGTCTTCAAACtcttccgccttctctctctgatgGGGCAGAGCTTCTACCCGGAGAATATGAACCGCATGATCATCATCAACGGCGGATTTGTGTTCAACATGCTCTTCAAGCTCGTCCGGCCGTGGCTGGacccacagacacagaaGAAAATCGTTCTGCTCTCCCACACGAACAAGGCCGCACTAAGCGATCTCAGTGGCGACTTGAACCACGCGTCACCGAGCAGCGCAACGAGCAAGAGCGACGAGAGCGAAGACGACGGGGCGCCGGTGACTGGGACGGAGTCGGAAAAGGCGAAATTtgcgctgcgcgacgcgCTATCTGAGTACATCCATGAGGACTTCATTCCCTCGCGGTACGGTGGCCGCCTACCTGTCGTCGACTCACCTCTCTTCTACGGCAGTTGCCCGCCGAAGAGGCTTGCAGAAAACCCGCACTACCCAGCCGCCTGCGAACACGTACGTGCCCGCATCACTCCGGAGCTTCTGCAGGATGAGTTCATCTTTGCCAACGccaaggagggaaaggcggCCACTCAGGAAGAGTGGAAGGCGTTCTGCACGATGATAGAAGGCATCCTGCCCCGCAAGCGGTAGCAAAGCCCATAGGGAAACGACCATGGCGGGGTCTCCATCGCACTAATAGAAAAGGGGTGCAAAATGAGACTCACTGATGGGGGTGCctcttgtttctctctctctcggcgtGCGTACGATACCGTGTTCTGCGGAGAGTTGGGGATGATGATGCTGGGTAGCGGAGGATCGGTCTGCGTTCTCTCGCTGTCTCTGCCTGTCTCCCCCGCTCTTTCCTTCGTCCCGCTTGTTGGTctccgctcctcccccctccccccttcattCATCCCCTGATAACAGGAAGGGGGGAACGCGCCTCAGTGGGCGTGGTATCCCAGTGCGGCCCCGTACGCACCTCAACCGACCCCCGCTGCCCCACTGGTATGGGAGCGGgggcca from Leishmania panamensis strain MHOM/PA/94/PSC-1 chromosome 15 sequence carries:
- a CDS encoding hypothetical protein (TriTrypDB/GeneDB-style sysID: LpmP.15.0610), translating into MSSLDACRELYETDLANQTHCCGLEQIKEEHKAANRHVFVQLLRYQEDINTKGSLPFKLDPTEEQRKSKGSSAAPVYPESLTIRDPRQLKQILPIPDIHKVSDCDLIYRFLIARRMDVSLATSDILHYIGFREKYNLDTILWDHEVVATFNGLDGEELVGQVMAEMKDTTSAAKVKITRPLLKAGWAACYCGVDKRGHVIFYQRPNPKELAMLERRWPYVEGHYDCRSPDFHSVTPPYSNLLPRLYLRELEKGRRISRLLNHNQQHIIREVLRVQAGETPTSTDTFRDNGGGATCLVDVGNVKVSHIASSKFKKVFKLFRLLSLMGQSFYPENMNRMIIINGGFVFNMLFKLVRPWLDPQTQKKIVLLSHTNKAALSDLSGDLNHASPSSATSKSDESEDDGAPVTGTESEKAKFALRDALSEYIHEDFIPSRYGGRLPVVDSPLFYGSCPPKRLAENPHYPAACEHVRARITPELLQDEFIFANAKEGKAATQEEWKAFCTMIEGILPRKR